Part of the Hydrogenobacter hydrogenophilus genome is shown below.
CAGACCCTAACGACTGGGATAAAGCATACGAAGAGACAAAGGCGATTCTTGGAAGAGAACCCACAGATGAAGAGGTGCTACTGTATGCGCTGTTCCCCATGCAGGCAAAAGACTTTTTCATAGCAAGAGAAAAAGGAGAGCTTCATCCAGAACCTGTTGAGGAGCTTGCAGAAGCTACAGAAGTCAAACCCGGCACAGTGCCTGGTGCTGCACCCGTTGAATTTGAAATAATCTATCACGGTGAGAAGTTTAAGGTAAAGATAGAAGGTGTAAGCGCTCATCAGGAACCAGGAAAACCCAGAAAGTACTACATAAAGGTGGATGGAAGACTGGAAGAGGTTCAGTTAACACCCATAGTAGAGGCGGTACCTTCGGGTGGTCCATCTGCGGTAGCAGTTCAGGCAGAAGAGAAAGGCATACCAAAAGCTACACAACCCGGAGATGCCACCGCTCCCATGCCGGGAAGGGTAGTTAGAGTTCTCGTACAGGAAGGCGAAAGCGTAAAAGAAGGGCAAACAGTAGCCATAGTGGAAGCTATGAAGATGGAAAACGAGATACACGCTCCCATAAGTGGTGTTGTAAAGAAGATCTTCGTAAAACCCGGTGATAATGTAACGCCCGACGATGCCCTTCTGAGAATAGAACCTGTAGAGGAAGAGATCAGCTACGGCTAAGAAACTACTTCTAAAAGCTTAACCTCTCCTGCACCGCAGGGGAGGGTTTTACCTATTTGCGCCTTTGCCCTTAGAATGTATCCCAGTGCTTTATCTCCCTTAGAATTGACAGAAGTGATCAAGCCTATATCCTTGTTATCTTCTCTAATTTTGTCACCTTCCTTAACATTCTTTACCTCAAACTTTGCCAGAGTTCTTGGGGTTCTACCTCTGTAATACACCCTCGCTATAGCTTCCTGTCCCACATAACAGCCTTTTGTAAGGCTTATAGCATAAGAAAGCAGTCCTGCTTCTAAAGGAGAAAAGCCCTCCCTTAGCTCCTTCCTTATGCGAGGGATTAGCTTTTCTATTCTTATATCTTCAAACTCTTGTGGGGTTATCCTACCTACGCGGTTGAGTATTTCTTCTAACTTTTCTCTACTCCCGAGTATGTCATATCCTTCTTCTCTCAAGCGCATGTTGTTTTTGGCTACTATCAGTCCATTTAACTCTCTGACCTGTCCATCCTCAAAAGACATCCCAAAAAATTCTTCTACAAACTTTCCTGCACCTTCACCAAAGATAAAAGCGTGGCTAAGTCTTTCTGTTAAGTCTTCAAAGTAAACCCTCATGGAAAGCTTGAGCTTATTAAACTCTTCTAATATGTTTTTTACATCTCCTTCTGTGTCCAGTATGTAGTGGTCGCTTAACTTGTAAACGAAAAAGTCCTCTATAGGCGTCCCGTTCTGTCTTAGCCACAGGTTGTAAGAAAGGCTACTCTCCTTCATACCCTTTATGTCGTTGCTCAAAAGGTTGTGCAAAAAGGCAGTATGTTCTTCTTGAATACCTTTAGGTAAAATCTTACCTTGCTTTCCATAAACCTTTATTTTACGTCTCTCAAGCAGAATGCCTTTCATGGTTTTATAATCCTAAAGCTTTTTTGATTTTATGTGCTGACTTTTGTCATATTGACTCCTAAGGTTTAAAATATTAAAATTGAAATCAAATATCAATAAAAGGAGGTAAGGATGAAACTCGTAGTTCTTGGAGGTCATGATAGGCTAAGGTCAAGAGCGACAAAGTTAGCAAAAAAGTACAACCTGACTGTGAAGTTCATAAATCAGGAAACACAACAGAACATAGACAGTGCTCTGGCGTGCGCAGACTTTGTAATAATCTTCACTTCCCTTAGTGGACACAACATGGTCAAACTCGCCAAAAGGTATGCAAAAGACAGGTGCATTTTTTGCAACTCTCACGGAGTTTGTACCTTAGAAAAAAAGATAAAAGAACTGATAAAATTGTATGAATGCACAAACCTTGGGAAGGAAGGTTCAGAGAAAAAACCGAAGAATTTGTAGAGGAATTTACCCAATCAGTAAGTTTTGACAGAAGACTTGCGGAAGAAGACATACGGCAAAATCTTGCTCATATAAAGACTCTTTTAAAAGCAGGTATACTTACAAAGCAGGAAGCACATCTTCTTGAAAAGCACCTTCTGGACATATTAAAAGAGGTGCAAGAGGGGAGCTTTCCCTTCAGAAAAGAGTTAGAGGATGTGCATATGAATATAGAAGCAGAGCTTATAAAGAGAGCAGGTGAAATTGGCGGAAAACTCCACACGGGTAGGTCAAGGAATGACCAGATAGCTACAGACGAAAGACTTTATATAAAGAGGGAAATAAAGGAATGTGTGATCCTGCTTAAAAACCTCAGAAAAGAACTTGTAAGGCTTGCGGAAAACTCCATAGATATAATAGTACCTGCCTATACACATCTGCAGAGAGCTCAACCTATAAGGCTTTCTCACTACTTTTTGGCGTACAGAGAGATGTTTTTAAGCGATGAACTAAGACTAATAAACGCTTACAGGCTTGCTGATGCATCACCTTTGGGTTCTGGTGCCGTTGCGGGAGTTGACTTTCCCTTTGATAGGTTCTTTACCGCTCAGGAGCTTGGCTTTAGGTCATTGGTGAGAAACTCCATGTATGCCACATCAGACAGAGATTACTTACTGGATACTCTCTATGCGTGTGCAGTAATAGGCATGCACCTCTCCAGACTTTCGGAAGACCTTATCTTGTGGTCTACGCAAGAGTTTAGCTTTGTGGAACTTCCTGATAGGCTCTGCACTGGTAGTTCCATAATGCCTCAGAAAAAAAACCCAGATGTGTTGGAGCTCATAAGAGGCAAGACGGGAAGACTTTACGGAAACCTCATGTCTCTTCTGACCACTCTAAAGGGACTCCCTACCGCCTATAACAGAGACCTGCAGGAGGATAAAGAGCCCCTATTTGATAGTATTGACACTACAAAAAAGTGTATAGAAGCTATGAACCTTATCCTTGAAGGCTTAAGCGTAAAAGCGGATAGAACAACACCTCCCTTTGGAGATCCCATGACCGCCACAGATATTGCCAACTACCTTGTGATGAAGGGAATACCCTTTAGGGAAGCTCACCGTATTGTGGGGAATCTAATAGCTTATGCAATATCTCAGGGGAAAAACCTCGGTGATCTGAGCCTGAGGGAGTTTAAGGAGTTTTCAGAACTTTTTGAAGAAGATGTCTTTGAGCTTCTTGACCCTCGTGTGGTTGTAGATAGAAGAAAAACATACGGAGGCACATCAAAACAAGAAGTTATAAGACAGATACAGATAGCCAAAAGAGAAGAAGGTGTTAGGTAAAACTTTTCAAAGAATCTTCTAATGCTTCAAGAAAAGCATCGTTTTCTTGTGGAAGCCCAACGCTTACCCTTAAACACCTTTCTAATCTGGGAAGATAAGAGACATTTCTGACAAGAACGCCCCTAACTAAAAGCTCCTTATAAAGCCTCTCTGCAGGGAAGTTAGACCTAAAGAGTATGAAGTTGGCATCTGATGGAAAAACCTCTATGCCTTCCATCTGAGAGAGCTCTCCGAAAAGCCTATCTCTTTCTTTGATAACCGTGTTTATGCTCTCTTCTATAAGTGGGTAGAACTCAGTGAGCATAAGGCGAGCTATCACTTGGGAAGGATAGGTAATGTTAAAAGGCAGTCTCATCTTGTTTATTTCGTAAGCAATCTCTTCTTTTGCTATAAGAATGCCCACTCTTAACCCAGCCATACCTATTTTGGAAAGTGTTCTTAGGACCACAGTATCCTCTCTCTTTATAGCGTCTTCTAAAAAGGTTTTCTTTGAGAAGTGAAAGTAAGCCTCATCAATCACCGTGAAAAGTCCCTCTTGTCTTATACTCTCTATCTTGCTTTGGGTAAAGCACATACCCGTTGGGTTATTAGGATAGGATATAAAAGCAAGTACAGGGGAGTGTGTCTTGATAGCATTAAGAGATAAGGGCAGATCTATGTCCATGTTTTCATCTAAGGGTACTTCTACCCTCTCTCTTCCAAAAACTTTTGCGGATATCTCGTACATGGGAAAAGTAGGAACAGGATAAAACACTCCCCTGTTTGGCTCACCTACTGCTACACTAAGGTAGTAAATGAGTTCATCAGAGCCGTTTCCCAAAACTATGTTTTCTTCTTTCACCTTTAGGTGCTCGGATAAGACTTCTTTGAGCTCGCTGGCGTTTGGATCTGGATACTTGTTTATGGGAATTTTTGATACCTCTTGGGCTATTCTGATGCGCACATCTTCAGGTAGATGTAGGGGTAGCTCGTTAGAAGATAACCTGATCTTTGCTTGTGCAGTTTCCGTTTTATAAGGAGATAGTTTCTTTATTCTATCGCTTATCACGACTGAGTTTGTTCCTCTTCTTTCTCCTCCTCTTCCTCCATTCTTCCTAAGTATAGCTCAAGCTCAGCAACTGTAGACTCCATAAGTTTGTCTTCAAGTATACCCTTTATTAACCTATTTAGCTTCCTCTCATCACCCATAGCTATACCGTTAAGTACATAATAAAGCCTTTTAGGAAGTGAAAGCACTATTCTTTTGTATCTAGGTCCTCCTTTCTTTCTACCTTTTCTTGCCATCATACTCCTCCTTTACTGAATTTATAATTCTATTTTAGCATGTTCTTAAAGGTTTTAGCGCTTCTATTAACAGTTTTTTTCATAGCGGATAACAGAGATTTTGAAAAGCTTATAGAAGAAGCAGATATTATTTACATACCTGAAGAGCATACTTCTGAAAGCGATCATCACTTTCAACTGAAGGTTATTAAACACATGTATACCAAAGGATACAAACTTGTCATAGGAATGGAAATGTTTCAACAGAGCTTTCAGAAATATTTAGATGATTATGTAGATGGAAAGATATCTGAGGAAGAGATGCTTGAAAAAAGTCAGTATAGAAAAAGATGGGGATATGAACCCTCCCTTTACTCTTCCATATGGAGGTTTGCCAGAGAGAAGGGTATAAGGCTTTATGCCCTGAATGTACCCTCGGAGCTTCTTGAAGAGGTAAGACTCTACGGTGTCCAAAAAGTGGAAAATCCCATCATACCCAAACCCCTTATACAGCAGAAAGAAGAAGAAAAGGAGGATCTTCTCAAAGTGTTAGAGTCCCATCCTAAGGTGGACGAAAAGTCTTTCCTTGAAGTTCAAAACCTGTGGGACAATGTTATGGCTTACGCTATAGTCAGGATCATAAAAGAAAATCCCAACACAAAGGTGGTAGTACTTGCAGGCAGGGGACACATAGGAAGAATGGATATGGGCATACCTTACAGGGTAAAAAAATTAGACCCTTCTTTGAAACAGGTCATACTCGCACCTAAGAGTTGTTTTCCACTATCACAGGGTAGTGGGACTTCTCAAGGGATGTAAGATGCTCAGGTAAACTCTTGAGTTCTTCCATCAGGGTTTCTCTTATCTGGCGTAAGGTAGGAAGGTTCTTTTTTAGTGTACCTTTTTCTACTATTAGTTCCACAAGCCCTCCTTCTGTGTATTTTACTACGCGATCATACTCCATCTTTCCACCTGCATAGTGTCTTATAATCTGCCTCTTGTAAGGGAAGGTGGCTTTTCCGGGACTCAGTTTGTATTTAGGCTTTCCTTCGTACTCAACGAGCTTGTAGGCTATGTCAAGGTAGGGTGCATCGTAAGAAGTTATGAACTTAGTGCCTACGCCAAAGGCATCTATGGGACATCCTGCAGTGAGCCATCTTTGTATGTCCCACTCGTCAACACCTCCACTTACCACTATCTTTACATCTTTAAAGCCTTCTTTGTCAAATACTTCTCTGACTTTTTTTGAAAGCTCCTGTATATCTCCACTATCTAATCTGACTCCCACCACTTTTACACCTTCCTTCATGAGCTTGAGTGCTTTTTTTGCACCCTCAAGAGTGTCGTATGTGTCTATAAGCAGTATGGTTCTTTCTGGAAAAGACCTTGCAAAAGCTCTAAAGGCGGATAGCTCTTCTTCAAACACCATCACGAAAGAATGAGCCATAGTACCAAAAACAGGTATGCCAAACTTCATACCTGCAAGAAGATTAGAAGTCCCTTCAAAACCTGCTATGTAGCTCGCTCTTGCTGCGTAAAGTCCAGCTTCTGGCATGTGAGCTCTTCTGAGTCCAAAATCAATAAGAGTTCTACCCTTTGAAACCAGATAACTTCTTACTGCTTTGGAAGCTATCAATGTTTGGAAGTGTATGACATTTATAACTAAAGTCTCAAGTATCTGGACATCTGGCAGAGGACCTTCCACCTGCACAAGGGGTTCGTTTTGAAAAACTATCCTTC
Proteins encoded:
- a CDS encoding YgfZ/GcvT domain-containing protein, with the protein product MKGILLERRKIKVYGKQGKILPKGIQEEHTAFLHNLLSNDIKGMKESSLSYNLWLRQNGTPIEDFFVYKLSDHYILDTEGDVKNILEEFNKLKLSMRVYFEDLTERLSHAFIFGEGAGKFVEEFFGMSFEDGQVRELNGLIVAKNNMRLREEGYDILGSREKLEEILNRVGRITPQEFEDIRIEKLIPRIRKELREGFSPLEAGLLSYAISLTKGCYVGQEAIARVYYRGRTPRTLAKFEVKNVKEGDKIREDNKDIGLITSVNSKGDKALGYILRAKAQIGKTLPCGAGEVKLLEVVS
- a CDS encoding DUF2325 domain-containing protein, giving the protein MKLVVLGGHDRLRSRATKLAKKYNLTVKFINQETQQNIDSALACADFVIIFTSLSGHNMVKLAKRYAKDRCIFCNSHGVCTLEKKIKELIKLYECTNLGKEGSEKKPKNL
- the argH gene encoding argininosuccinate lyase, with protein sequence MHKPWEGRFREKTEEFVEEFTQSVSFDRRLAEEDIRQNLAHIKTLLKAGILTKQEAHLLEKHLLDILKEVQEGSFPFRKELEDVHMNIEAELIKRAGEIGGKLHTGRSRNDQIATDERLYIKREIKECVILLKNLRKELVRLAENSIDIIVPAYTHLQRAQPIRLSHYFLAYREMFLSDELRLINAYRLADASPLGSGAVAGVDFPFDRFFTAQELGFRSLVRNSMYATSDRDYLLDTLYACAVIGMHLSRLSEDLILWSTQEFSFVELPDRLCTGSSIMPQKKNPDVLELIRGKTGRLYGNLMSLLTTLKGLPTAYNRDLQEDKEPLFDSIDTTKKCIEAMNLILEGLSVKADRTTPPFGDPMTATDIANYLVMKGIPFREAHRIVGNLIAYAISQGKNLGDLSLREFKEFSELFEEDVFELLDPRVVVDRRKTYGGTSKQEVIRQIQIAKREEGVR
- the hisC gene encoding histidinol-phosphate transaminase, with translation MISDRIKKLSPYKTETAQAKIRLSSNELPLHLPEDVRIRIAQEVSKIPINKYPDPNASELKEVLSEHLKVKEENIVLGNGSDELIYYLSVAVGEPNRGVFYPVPTFPMYEISAKVFGRERVEVPLDENMDIDLPLSLNAIKTHSPVLAFISYPNNPTGMCFTQSKIESIRQEGLFTVIDEAYFHFSKKTFLEDAIKREDTVVLRTLSKIGMAGLRVGILIAKEEIAYEINKMRLPFNITYPSQVIARLMLTEFYPLIEESINTVIKERDRLFGELSQMEGIEVFPSDANFILFRSNFPAERLYKELLVRGVLVRNVSYLPRLERCLRVSVGLPQENDAFLEALEDSLKSFT
- a CDS encoding ChaN family lipoprotein, whose product is MFLKVLALLLTVFFIADNRDFEKLIEEADIIYIPEEHTSESDHHFQLKVIKHMYTKGYKLVIGMEMFQQSFQKYLDDYVDGKISEEEMLEKSQYRKRWGYEPSLYSSIWRFAREKGIRLYALNVPSELLEEVRLYGVQKVENPIIPKPLIQQKEEEKEDLLKVLESHPKVDEKSFLEVQNLWDNVMAYAIVRIIKENPNTKVVVLAGRGHIGRMDMGIPYRVKKLDPSLKQVILAPKSCFPLSQGSGTSQGM
- a CDS encoding nicotinate phosphoribosyltransferase, encoding MFFTALITDLYELTMAQSYLENDKVGNAVFSLFVRDLPPNRNFLVSCGLETLLEYIQRFKFGDKELKYLESLNIFKDSFLDYLREYEFTGNIYAVPEGRIVFQNEPLVQVEGPLPDVQILETLVINVIHFQTLIASKAVRSYLVSKGRTLIDFGLRRAHMPEAGLYAARASYIAGFEGTSNLLAGMKFGIPVFGTMAHSFVMVFEEELSAFRAFARSFPERTILLIDTYDTLEGAKKALKLMKEGVKVVGVRLDSGDIQELSKKVREVFDKEGFKDVKIVVSGGVDEWDIQRWLTAGCPIDAFGVGTKFITSYDAPYLDIAYKLVEYEGKPKYKLSPGKATFPYKRQIIRHYAGGKMEYDRVVKYTEGGLVELIVEKGTLKKNLPTLRQIRETLMEELKSLPEHLTSLEKSHYPVIVENNS